The DNA segment ATCAGACTGTTTTCGTTTTTTGAAAGAGTTGATCCGTGTTTATCAGAATGTTAATCCTGAAACTTTTGTCAGAGATTTAATGGAAAGCGAAACGATGAATTTCAATGCTGTTTTTGAAAAATTTCGAAATGAACTGGGAATTTTCGGGTATGGAGATCTTCAGGTAAAACAGTTTTATGATAAAATTCTCGGAGAAAAATAAATATTATTTCGTCCTGATGTATTTTTTGTTAAAATATCTCTCCAGCTGCATGCTTACATAATCTCTGGTTTCGCTTACAGAAGACATTTCATCAAAATATAATACAACAGGCACTGTTTTTATTTTATCTACAACAACAGAATCTGATGGTGTTGTTTTTAAAATATGAACTCTTTCGCTTATTTCCCTGTCATAGGCTTTTAAATCTGTGTACAATATCTCTTTAGCGATGGTATTGATATTAAAACTGATATTAAAATTCTTATATTTCTCAGGAAAAAAGTTGGTTTGCGGCAGTAACATAATAATCATACTAAAAATCCAGAATTTTTTGATCTTCCCAAACCTCATATATAGTATCACCGATGAACTTAGCAGCCAGAAAAAGATAATATTTTCGAACTGTCTTCCGATACTGTTCATGATAAATCCTAAGAACAGTAATGGTAAAAAAGAGATCATCCAAATGATTATAAGTTTTTTGAAATCATACCGGTCTGTTATTTCGGCCAGTTCTTTTTCAAAAATTTTAATAAATAATGGAATTACAATAGCTGTTTTGATAACAATATAAGTTGTATCCGCGCCGAAATAGATGATTCTTTTAAACCATTTCACGTAAAAAACATCCTGAGATTCAGTCATTCTCTGAAAATTTCCCGGGGCAAGAAATGAAATTAAAATGCCTGATAAACCAACCATTAACATTATTCTTGCTCTGGCTGACTTATTTTGAGTATTCCAATATATTATCATCCCGAATACAATCAGTGCAAGAATTTCATTGGAGCCCATTAAAATGAAAATGAGTAACAGAACCAGGCCGTACCACATTTTTTTATTTGTATCGTTATATTTCCTGCAGAAAAACACCAAAAGTCCCGATATAATAACCGGCAAAAAATATACATTGGATCCGGTAAACCAAAAGAAATGCTCTGAAATGTTCGTTAAAATAACAGTATAAAATAAAAATAAGGCGAACCCTTTACCAAGTGCCAGCAGCCAGGAATACTTAAAAAATTCTTTAAAATTAAGTGCTGAAACAGCTATGAAAGAAAAGATGAGAAAAACAGGATAAATTTTAGGCAAAATATTTTCCGGATCTTTGGAAAGCGGGATCAGCATATTGTAACCATATCCGAAATAGCGCCCTCCCCAATTCAGATAGAATTCCTGCATATTTCCAATAAATCCTAATTTTCCGGTAGTATATGCATAAATATAATCATCGGTCTGATATACATTAAAATAAGAAATATATACCAGGCCGATGATCAATATAGTGGAAAAAAATGCAGTAACAGAATATACTGACTTCATTTTTTTACGTTAATAAACCGCCGTCTACGTTCAGAGTCTGACCCGTGATGTACGATGCCATTTCACTTCCTAAAAACACGCAGGCATTGGCAATATCTTTTGTCTGACCTAATTTTTTCATAGGAATAGCTTCGTTCCATTTGTCTTTTGCCTTATCATCAAGCGCATCTGTCATTTCAGTCTGGATAAAGCCCGGAGCAATAGCATTGCAACGGATATTTCTGGAACCTAATTCAAGCGCTACAGATTTTGTAAACCCGATAACACCGGCTTTTGAGGCCGCATAATTCGCCTGTCCCGCGTTCCCGCTAATTCCAACTACGGAAGTCATATTGATAATAGAACCTTCTTTTGCCTTCATCATAGGCTTGATTACGGCTTTTGTAAGATTAAATACAGAATCAAGATTTACATTGATTACTTTATCCCAGTCTTCTTTTGACATTCTCAACAACAGATTATCTTTTGTGATACCGGCATTGTTGATCAGGATATCAATTTTTCCGAATTCTTTCAGAACTTCGTCTACCAATGTTTGAGCAGCATCAAAATCCGATGCATCAGACTGATATCCCTTAATTTGAGTTACAGAACTTAAAGTGGCTTCTAATTCCTTAGCTTTGTCTACAGATCCGGCATAAGTAAAAGCGATCTTTGCTCCCTGCTGGGCATACATTTCAGCGATTCCTTTTCCGATTCCTCTTGTAGCTCCCGTTATTAGCGCTACTTTTCCTTCTAATAGTTTCATATATGACAATTATTTTCTTTAACCAATTAGCCTTTTGA comes from the Chryseobacterium nepalense genome and includes:
- the fabG gene encoding 3-oxoacyl-[acyl-carrier-protein] reductase; its protein translation is MKLLEGKVALITGATRGIGKGIAEMYAQQGAKIAFTYAGSVDKAKELEATLSSVTQIKGYQSDASDFDAAQTLVDEVLKEFGKIDILINNAGITKDNLLLRMSKEDWDKVINVNLDSVFNLTKAVIKPMMKAKEGSIINMTSVVGISGNAGQANYAASKAGVIGFTKSVALELGSRNIRCNAIAPGFIQTEMTDALDDKAKDKWNEAIPMKKLGQTKDIANACVFLGSEMASYITGQTLNVDGGLLT
- a CDS encoding DUF6056 family protein, yielding MKSVYSVTAFFSTILIIGLVYISYFNVYQTDDYIYAYTTGKLGFIGNMQEFYLNWGGRYFGYGYNMLIPLSKDPENILPKIYPVFLIFSFIAVSALNFKEFFKYSWLLALGKGFALFLFYTVILTNISEHFFWFTGSNVYFLPVIISGLLVFFCRKYNDTNKKMWYGLVLLLIFILMGSNEILALIVFGMIIYWNTQNKSARARIMLMVGLSGILISFLAPGNFQRMTESQDVFYVKWFKRIIYFGADTTYIVIKTAIVIPLFIKIFEKELAEITDRYDFKKLIIIWMISFLPLLFLGFIMNSIGRQFENIIFFWLLSSSVILYMRFGKIKKFWIFSMIIMLLPQTNFFPEKYKNFNISFNINTIAKEILYTDLKAYDREISERVHILKTTPSDSVVVDKIKTVPVVLYFDEMSSVSETRDYVSMQLERYFNKKYIRTK